In the Pelotomaculum isophthalicicum JI genome, one interval contains:
- the trpD gene encoding anthranilate phosphoribosyltransferase — MIQKALQEALNGKDLDFETAKAVMKEMMEGTATQAQMGALLAALRMKGETVEEITACATVMREKGLKINPVRNVIDIVGTGGDETGTFNISTTSAFVVAAGGVPVAKHGNRGVSSKSGAADVLECLGINLNLTPKQSEKILEQSNICFMFAPVYHSSMKYAAPVRREMGVRTIFNVLGPLSNPAGATMQLMGVYDRTLVEPLAQVLANLGVVRGLAVSGHDGMDEVTLTGETHVCEIRHGELTSYDITPEQYGFSRCKLQDLAGGTPEDNARITRDILTGKEKGAKRDVVVLNATMALYLGIDNCTVVDCVRMAQELIDSGKAAAKLDEFCKLTNEVEVAQ, encoded by the coding sequence ATGATCCAGAAAGCATTACAGGAAGCGCTTAATGGAAAAGACCTTGACTTTGAAACCGCCAAAGCGGTTATGAAAGAAATGATGGAAGGAACAGCCACCCAGGCGCAGATGGGCGCCCTGCTCGCAGCACTGCGGATGAAGGGGGAAACGGTGGAAGAGATTACCGCCTGCGCCACTGTCATGCGCGAAAAAGGGCTGAAGATCAACCCGGTGCGCAATGTCATCGACATTGTCGGAACAGGCGGCGATGAAACGGGCACTTTCAACATTTCCACCACTTCCGCCTTTGTGGTGGCGGCCGGCGGCGTTCCGGTGGCAAAACACGGCAACCGCGGCGTATCAAGCAAAAGCGGCGCGGCTGATGTGCTGGAATGTCTCGGCATAAACCTCAACCTGACCCCCAAGCAGAGTGAAAAAATTCTGGAGCAGAGCAACATCTGCTTTATGTTCGCCCCGGTTTACCATTCTTCCATGAAATACGCGGCGCCTGTACGCAGGGAGATGGGCGTGCGTACCATCTTCAACGTATTGGGTCCTCTGTCCAATCCGGCGGGAGCCACCATGCAGCTAATGGGTGTGTACGACCGCACGCTGGTGGAGCCGCTTGCGCAGGTGCTTGCCAATCTCGGCGTGGTCCGCGGCTTGGCGGTCAGCGGACACGACGGCATGGACGAGGTGACTCTCACCGGGGAAACCCACGTTTGTGAAATTCGCCATGGCGAACTGACCAGCTACGATATCACTCCCGAACAATATGGGTTCAGCCGCTGTAAACTGCAGGACCTGGCCGGCGGCACGCCTGAAGACAACGCCCGGATTACCCGGGACATCCTGACCGGTAAAGAAAAGGGAGCCAAACGGGATGTGGTGGTGCTCAATGCGACAATGGCACTCTATCTCGGCATTGACAACTGCACCGTGGTAGACTGTGTCAGGATGGCGCAGGAACTGATCGACAGCGGGAAAGCCGCCGCCAAACTTGATGAGTTTTGCAAGCTAACCAATGAAGTGGAAGTGGCCCAATGA
- the aroF gene encoding 3-deoxy-7-phosphoheptulonate synthase, with protein MVFVLKPGVSQHNIDHFTQKIESWGFKTFLSTGTEHTVICLIGNTAKIDVDSVVQMNDIVEYGKRVTEPYKAVNRTVHPEDTVVNAGGVPIVNGMFQVIAGPCSVESEEQIIEVARSVKASGATMLRGGAFKPRTSPYAFMGLGEEGLQLLLAAKRETGLPVVTEVMNQTQLPLFDDIDVIQVGARNMQNFDLLREVGRYNKPVLLKRGLANTLEELLMSAEYIMSGGNSQVILCERGIRTFETSTRNTLDLSAVPLLKQKTHLPVIVDPSHAAGIQTLVAPLARAAVAVGADGLMIETHNDPAQALSDGAQSLNLVQFKELMKDLKRRIDFEGKHIGTA; from the coding sequence ATGGTATTTGTATTGAAACCGGGTGTATCTCAGCATAATATCGATCATTTTACACAGAAAATTGAATCCTGGGGCTTTAAAACTTTTTTAAGCACCGGCACAGAACACACGGTAATATGCCTGATCGGCAACACCGCCAAGATCGACGTGGACTCCGTTGTCCAGATGAACGACATCGTGGAGTATGGCAAGCGTGTTACCGAACCCTACAAAGCAGTAAACAGAACCGTCCACCCTGAGGACACGGTGGTAAACGCCGGGGGTGTGCCGATCGTTAATGGAATGTTTCAAGTAATAGCGGGACCCTGTTCGGTGGAAAGCGAAGAGCAGATAATTGAGGTAGCCAGGTCAGTGAAAGCCAGCGGCGCCACCATGCTTCGGGGCGGCGCCTTTAAACCGCGCACTTCACCTTACGCCTTTATGGGACTGGGTGAGGAAGGGCTGCAGCTGCTGCTGGCCGCTAAGAGAGAGACCGGCTTGCCGGTTGTAACCGAGGTGATGAATCAGACACAATTGCCTTTGTTCGATGATATTGACGTCATACAGGTCGGCGCCAGAAATATGCAGAACTTCGACCTACTTAGGGAAGTGGGGCGTTATAATAAACCTGTCCTTCTAAAAAGGGGTCTTGCCAATACGTTGGAAGAGCTTCTGATGAGCGCTGAATATATAATGTCCGGGGGAAACAGTCAGGTTATCCTCTGCGAGAGAGGAATACGCACCTTTGAGACCTCCACACGCAACACATTGGATCTATCTGCCGTTCCACTGCTCAAGCAGAAAACTCATCTTCCGGTTATTGTCGACCCCAGCCATGCCGCGGGCATCCAAACCCTGGTGGCGCCGCTGGCGCGGGCCGCAGTGGCGGTAGGGGCCGACGGATTGATGATTGAAACCCACAACGATCCGGCCCAGGCTCTGAGCGATGGGGCCCAGTCTTTGAATCTGGTGCAGTTTAAAGAGTTGATGAAGGATCTGAAGCGCCGGATTGACTTTGAGGGAAAGCATATCGGAACAGCATAA